From one Bordetella genomosp. 9 genomic stretch:
- a CDS encoding ClpXP protease specificity-enhancing factor: MGESSTKPYLIRALHEWCTDNGYTPYVVVQVNDRTMVPPAHVRDGQITLNIGNLATNKLLLGNEYIEFQARFNGVVEMVSVPVGAVSAIYARETGAGMGFEVQDDDDTATPRPGREGSPDTIEGAAAQGAQGDKSDGKDDDTPPPRPHLTIVK, encoded by the coding sequence ATGGGTGAATCATCGACCAAACCGTATCTGATCCGCGCACTGCACGAGTGGTGCACGGATAACGGCTACACGCCCTACGTCGTGGTGCAGGTCAACGACCGCACCATGGTGCCGCCCGCCCATGTGCGGGACGGGCAGATCACGCTGAACATCGGCAACCTGGCGACGAACAAGCTGTTGCTGGGCAACGAGTACATCGAATTCCAGGCCCGGTTCAACGGCGTGGTCGAAATGGTGTCCGTACCGGTGGGCGCGGTCAGCGCCATCTATGCGCGCGAAACCGGCGCCGGCATGGGGTTCGAAGTACAGGACGACGACGACACGGCCACGCCACGCCCTGGCCGCGAAGGCAGTCCGGACACCATCGAAGGCGCCGCGGCGCAAGGCGCGCAGGGCGACAAATCCGACGGCAAGGACGACGATACCCCGCCGCCCCGGCCGCATCTGACCATCGTCAAATAA
- the tatC gene encoding twin-arginine translocase subunit TatC, whose translation MSHLVELRTRLLRAVAVIGVIFVVLFFFPGAAKIYDLLAQPMLRALPEGTRMIATGVITPFMVPVKVTLMAAFVLALPVVLWQAWAFVAPGLYRHEKRLALPLIISSTFLFLAGMAFCYFVVFRTVFHFITTFAPQSITPAPDIEAYLSFVMTMFLAFGVTFEVPVAVVLLVKAGIVDVKKLSSARGYVVVAAFIIAAVVTPPDVVSQFMLAVPLCLLFELGLICARLITKNSPADPESENAIAERNPGQPTTRQ comes from the coding sequence ATGTCGCACCTGGTCGAGCTGCGCACGCGGCTGCTGCGTGCCGTGGCCGTCATCGGCGTCATCTTCGTCGTCCTGTTTTTTTTCCCCGGCGCCGCCAAGATCTACGATCTGCTCGCGCAGCCCATGTTGCGCGCCCTGCCCGAAGGCACGCGCATGATCGCCACCGGCGTGATCACGCCTTTCATGGTGCCCGTCAAGGTCACCCTGATGGCCGCGTTCGTCCTGGCGCTGCCCGTGGTGCTGTGGCAGGCCTGGGCCTTCGTCGCGCCCGGCCTGTACCGCCACGAAAAGCGTCTGGCGCTGCCGCTGATCATTTCCAGCACCTTCCTGTTCCTGGCCGGGATGGCGTTCTGCTATTTCGTCGTGTTCCGGACGGTCTTCCACTTCATCACCACCTTCGCCCCGCAGTCCATCACGCCGGCGCCGGATATCGAAGCCTATCTCAGCTTCGTGATGACCATGTTCCTGGCCTTCGGCGTCACGTTCGAAGTGCCTGTCGCCGTGGTCCTGCTGGTCAAGGCCGGCATTGTCGACGTCAAGAAGCTCAGCAGCGCGCGCGGCTATGTCGTGGTTGCCGCCTTCATCATCGCCGCGGTGGTCACGCCGCCGGACGTGGTCAGCCAGTTCATGCTGGCCGTGCCCCTGTGCCTGCTGTTCGAGCTGGGCCTGATCTGCGCACGCCTGATCACCAAGAACAGCCCCGCCGACCCCGAAAGCGAAAACGCGATCGCGGAACGCAACCCGGGCCAGCCCACGACCCGCCAATAG
- a CDS encoding YkvA family protein: MVDMQPAYESAYTPPRFWRKLTRHAKGAGRQAVEKALWLFYALQAPGTPKWAKRVIYGALGYFVLPLDAIPDLAPLAGYTDDLAVMAAALATVAVYITDDVKRQADARLRQWFGDADPASGAPRE; this comes from the coding sequence ATGGTGGACATGCAGCCCGCTTACGAATCCGCCTATACGCCGCCCCGCTTCTGGCGCAAGCTGACACGCCACGCCAAGGGAGCCGGCCGCCAGGCCGTGGAAAAAGCCCTTTGGCTGTTCTATGCGCTGCAGGCCCCCGGCACGCCCAAATGGGCAAAAAGGGTGATCTACGGCGCGCTGGGCTATTTCGTCCTGCCGCTGGACGCCATCCCCGATCTGGCGCCGCTGGCCGGCTACACGGACGACCTGGCCGTCATGGCGGCGGCGCTGGCGACGGTCGCCGTGTACATCACCGACGACGTCAAACGGCAAGCGGACGCTCGCCTGCGGCAATGGTTCGGCGACGCCGACCCGGCGAGCGGTGCGCCGCGGGAGTGA
- the tatB gene encoding Sec-independent protein translocase protein TatB, protein MFDVSFSELMVIGVIALIVIGPERLPKVARTVGHLLGRAQRYVNDVKSDIRREIELDELRKFKTDMETAAQSVHTSLRDAESSLREPAQALRQELDEAAKAATSAVSMQPGAAAAASPTETPTGTPAESPAALPDHAGTTPVAGLPVTPSAAPPAVPSPATPAAAVATPSDAAAAAATDAPPPASTSTAPVATPPAVATAPAAAPHPQESSTPAAGGAPKSPTSPTGSTT, encoded by the coding sequence ATGTTTGATGTCAGTTTCTCAGAACTGATGGTGATCGGCGTGATTGCGCTGATCGTCATCGGACCGGAACGCCTTCCCAAGGTCGCACGCACGGTAGGACATCTGCTGGGCCGCGCGCAGCGTTACGTCAACGACGTGAAAAGCGATATCCGGCGCGAGATCGAGCTGGACGAACTGCGCAAGTTCAAGACCGACATGGAAACCGCCGCGCAGTCGGTGCATACCTCCCTGCGCGATGCCGAATCGTCGCTGCGCGAACCGGCCCAGGCCCTGCGCCAGGAACTGGACGAAGCCGCCAAGGCCGCCACCAGCGCCGTGTCCATGCAGCCCGGGGCCGCCGCGGCCGCATCGCCGACCGAAACGCCGACCGGAACGCCGGCCGAATCGCCTGCCGCCTTGCCGGACCACGCCGGCACGACGCCGGTCGCCGGCCTGCCGGTCACCCCGTCGGCCGCCCCGCCAGCGGTCCCGTCGCCCGCGACACCGGCTGCGGCCGTCGCCACGCCAAGCGATGCAGCCGCCGCCGCGGCCACCGACGCACCGCCGCCGGCAAGCACGTCGACGGCACCTGTGGCGACGCCACCCGCCGTCGCGACAGCGCCGGCCGCGGCGCCGCATCCGCAGGAATCCAGCACGCCCGCCGCCGGCGGCGCGCCCAAGTCCCCAACATCGCCCACCGGTAGCACAACGTGA
- the petA gene encoding ubiquinol-cytochrome c reductase iron-sulfur subunit, producing the protein MSQTTMYHDDEGAAPVNLPPDPSRRFWVTTACALGGVAGVATAVPFVGTFAPSAKARAAGAPVEADISQLQPGQMMTVEWRGKPVWILRRTPEQLEELKKDPGLLADPDSKRPGYTPKFAENGYRSRKEDLFVCVGICTHLGCSPNRQNNVAPGVDGFLCPCHGSRFDLAGRVFKNVPAPDNLEVPPYQYQSDTRIIVGVDEDNKA; encoded by the coding sequence ATGAGTCAGACTACGATGTATCACGATGACGAAGGCGCAGCACCAGTCAACCTGCCCCCTGACCCATCGCGTCGATTTTGGGTGACTACGGCCTGTGCCCTGGGTGGCGTGGCCGGTGTAGCAACCGCCGTACCGTTCGTGGGCACGTTCGCGCCCTCCGCCAAGGCCCGGGCCGCCGGCGCCCCGGTCGAAGCGGACATCAGCCAGCTGCAGCCCGGCCAGATGATGACCGTGGAATGGCGCGGCAAGCCTGTCTGGATCCTGCGCCGCACCCCCGAGCAGCTGGAAGAACTCAAAAAAGACCCCGGCCTGCTCGCCGATCCCGATTCCAAGCGGCCCGGCTATACCCCCAAGTTTGCCGAAAACGGCTACCGGTCCCGCAAGGAAGACCTGTTCGTCTGCGTCGGCATCTGCACCCATCTGGGATGCTCGCCCAATCGCCAGAATAATGTCGCCCCGGGCGTGGACGGCTTCCTCTGCCCCTGCCATGGCTCCCGCTTCGACCTGGCGGGCCGCGTGTTCAAGAACGTACCCGCGCCCGACAACCTGGAAGTGCCGCCATACCAATACCAATCGGACACCCGCATCATCGTCGGGGTTGATGAAGACAACAAGGCCTGA
- a CDS encoding glutathione S-transferase N-terminal domain-containing protein — protein sequence MMVLYSGTTCPFSQRCRFVLFEKGMDFEIRDIDLYNKPEDISVMNPYGQVPILVERDLVLYESNIINEYIDERFPHPQLMPADPVMRARTRLFLYNFEKELFVHVSVLEDRNAKPDEKRLDRARQNIRDRLAQLAPMLLKNKYMLGDEFSMLDVAVAPLLWRLDHYGIELPKNAAPLQKYAERIFSRPAYIEALTPSEKVMRR from the coding sequence ATGATGGTGCTTTATTCCGGAACCACGTGCCCGTTTTCGCAGCGCTGCCGTTTTGTATTGTTCGAAAAGGGCATGGACTTTGAAATCCGGGACATCGACCTGTACAACAAGCCGGAAGACATTTCGGTCATGAACCCCTACGGCCAGGTGCCTATCCTGGTCGAACGCGACCTGGTGCTGTACGAGTCGAACATCATCAACGAATACATCGACGAACGCTTCCCGCATCCGCAGCTGATGCCCGCCGATCCGGTGATGCGCGCGCGTACCCGCCTGTTCCTGTACAACTTCGAAAAGGAACTGTTCGTCCACGTGTCGGTGCTGGAAGACCGCAACGCCAAGCCCGACGAAAAGCGCCTGGACCGTGCCCGCCAGAACATCCGCGATCGCCTGGCCCAGCTCGCGCCGATGCTGCTGAAGAACAAGTACATGCTGGGCGACGAGTTCTCCATGCTGGACGTCGCCGTCGCGCCCCTGCTGTGGCGCCTGGACCATTACGGCATCGAGCTGCCGAAGAATGCCGCGCCGCTGCAGAAGTACGCGGAACGCATCTTCTCGCGCCCGGCCTATATCGAAGCGCTCACGCCTTCCGAGAAGGTGATGCGTCGCTAG
- a CDS encoding DUF2868 domain-containing protein: MAAPESRAGYRHPPGVHPPGLNTSGQDRPTQSAPTFTDLWVAETVRLREEHWGPLEDQDPVRQARRADGAIEQRVLLRARLIARREQLDARIAAWRRGAGIAAVVLLVLALLTGAATAWSALGDGTRVVNIIWAAAALLGLHALTFLLWLGAFAVHATPGGGLGRAWLWLTRKVARGPDAALPPQALMALMARAGATRWLFGAISHLLWLAGLTAALATALAVLSTARYRFAWATTLLAPDTFVDLTRALGWLPAQLGFALPDADIVRLSDGTHVLPAAAQAQWAWWLVGLLAVYGILPRLIAWLVSVLRLRAAARRLRVDMTLPGYAALRGRLQPPAETLDREGPSPVDGQAVIPARRIAAAPLPATGGRDVLAGLELPEDSPWPPADLPDPVRVAGNLDSREQRHALLDAMTQAPARRLLLACDARQTPDRGTLALIAELAGKAGETRIWLMAAPRSPGAADTPADRGATWRARLLEAGMSADAIMRDADRPLHWLGGEDG, translated from the coding sequence ATGGCGGCGCCAGAGTCGCGCGCCGGGTATCGCCATCCGCCGGGAGTCCATCCGCCGGGACTGAACACGTCCGGCCAGGATCGGCCCACGCAGTCCGCGCCCACGTTCACCGATCTGTGGGTGGCCGAAACCGTACGCCTGCGCGAAGAGCATTGGGGTCCGCTGGAAGACCAGGACCCGGTGCGCCAGGCGCGCCGCGCCGACGGCGCCATCGAACAACGCGTGCTGCTCCGCGCGCGCCTGATCGCCCGCCGCGAACAGCTGGACGCGCGCATTGCCGCATGGCGGCGCGGGGCGGGCATCGCCGCCGTCGTGCTGCTCGTGCTGGCATTGCTGACCGGCGCGGCCACGGCATGGAGCGCACTGGGCGACGGCACGCGCGTCGTCAACATCATCTGGGCGGCGGCGGCCTTGCTGGGCTTGCATGCGCTCACTTTCCTGTTGTGGCTGGGCGCATTCGCCGTGCATGCCACACCCGGCGGCGGACTGGGACGCGCCTGGCTCTGGCTGACCCGTAAAGTGGCCCGCGGCCCGGACGCGGCCCTGCCGCCACAGGCCTTGATGGCCCTGATGGCGCGCGCCGGGGCGACGCGCTGGCTGTTCGGCGCGATCAGCCATCTGCTCTGGCTGGCCGGCCTGACCGCGGCCCTGGCCACCGCCCTGGCCGTATTGTCGACCGCGCGCTATCGCTTCGCCTGGGCCACCACGCTGCTGGCGCCGGACACCTTCGTCGACCTGACCCGGGCCTTGGGCTGGTTGCCGGCCCAGCTGGGATTCGCGCTGCCGGATGCCGACATCGTCCGCCTGAGCGATGGCACCCACGTGCTGCCGGCGGCGGCGCAGGCGCAATGGGCCTGGTGGCTGGTCGGCTTGCTGGCCGTCTATGGCATCCTGCCGCGGCTCATCGCCTGGCTGGTCAGCGTGCTGCGCCTGCGGGCCGCCGCGCGCCGCCTGCGTGTCGATATGACGCTGCCGGGCTACGCCGCGCTGCGCGGCCGGCTGCAACCGCCCGCCGAGACGCTGGACCGGGAAGGCCCGTCACCCGTGGACGGCCAGGCCGTGATCCCGGCGCGCCGCATCGCCGCCGCGCCCTTGCCGGCCACCGGCGGACGCGACGTCCTGGCCGGGCTGGAGCTGCCGGAGGACAGCCCGTGGCCGCCGGCCGACCTGCCGGACCCGGTGCGTGTTGCGGGCAACCTGGATAGCCGCGAGCAACGGCACGCGCTGCTGGACGCCATGACGCAGGCGCCCGCGCGCCGGCTGCTGCTGGCCTGCGACGCGCGGCAGACGCCCGACCGCGGCACGCTGGCGTTGATCGCGGAACTCGCCGGCAAAGCGGGTGAGACGCGCATCTGGCTGATGGCGGCCCCGCGGTCGCCCGGCGCCGCCGACACCCCGGCGGACCGCGGCGCCACGTGGCGCGCGCGCCTGCTGGAAGCCGGCATGTCCGCCGACGCCATCATGCGCGACGCCGACCGGCCCCTGCACTGGCTCGGAGGCGAGGATGGCTGA
- the tatA gene encoding Sec-independent protein translocase subunit TatA: protein MGSFSIWHWLIVLVIVALIFGTKKLRNFGSDLGGAVKGFKEGMRDANGDPIDPADRSPAEPAHQQRVSGDTIDVQAKEKTHS, encoded by the coding sequence ATGGGCAGTTTTAGCATCTGGCATTGGCTGATCGTTCTGGTCATCGTGGCCTTGATATTCGGTACCAAGAAGCTGCGCAACTTCGGCAGCGACCTGGGTGGCGCCGTCAAGGGCTTCAAGGAAGGCATGCGGGACGCCAACGGCGACCCGATCGACCCGGCTGACCGCAGCCCGGCCGAGCCCGCTCATCAGCAGCGCGTTTCCGGCGACACCATCGACGTGCAGGCCAAGGAAAAAACCCATTCCTGA
- a CDS encoding cytochrome b, translating into MDGDKTVESTGFMGWVDRRFPATATWKAHVSEYYAPKNFNFWYFFGSLALLVLVLQILTGIFLVMHYKPDAERAFQSVEYIMREVPGGWLIRYMHSTGASMFFVVVYLHMLRGLLYGSYRKPRELVWIFGVAIFLCLMGEAFFGYLLPWGQMSYWGAQVIVNLFSAIPFIGPDLAIWIRGDYVVSDATLNRFFAFHVIAIPLVLIGLVAAHLVALHEVGSNNPDGVEIKKGPKDRYGRPLDGVPFHPYYTVHDVVGVAGFLIVFAAIVFFGPEMGGFFLEYNNFIPADSLKTPPHIAPVWYFTPFYSMLRATTDDFTWVLSGAAVLGALALFLKGRGRGIARIVLPVILVIVAVLLRVLDAKFWGVVTMGGTVVILFFLPWLDQSPVKSIRYRPGWHKVVYGIFMVDFLILGYVGTQAPTPALNLTSQIGTLYYLAFFFLMPVWSRLGSFKPVPDRVVFHAH; encoded by the coding sequence ATGGATGGCGACAAGACGGTCGAATCGACCGGTTTCATGGGTTGGGTGGATCGGCGCTTTCCGGCTACGGCAACGTGGAAAGCCCACGTCTCCGAGTATTACGCGCCCAAGAATTTCAACTTCTGGTACTTCTTCGGATCGCTGGCCCTGCTGGTGCTCGTGCTGCAGATCCTGACCGGTATTTTCCTGGTGATGCACTACAAGCCCGACGCCGAACGCGCGTTCCAGTCGGTGGAATACATCATGCGGGAAGTGCCCGGCGGCTGGCTGATCCGCTACATGCACTCGACCGGCGCCTCGATGTTCTTCGTGGTGGTCTACCTGCACATGCTGCGGGGGCTGCTCTACGGGTCCTATCGCAAGCCGCGCGAACTGGTGTGGATCTTCGGCGTGGCGATCTTCCTCTGTCTGATGGGCGAAGCCTTCTTCGGCTATCTGCTGCCCTGGGGCCAGATGTCGTACTGGGGCGCGCAGGTCATCGTGAACCTTTTCTCCGCCATTCCGTTCATCGGGCCTGACCTGGCGATCTGGATCCGCGGCGACTACGTGGTGTCCGACGCCACCCTGAACCGCTTCTTCGCCTTCCACGTGATCGCGATCCCGCTGGTCCTGATCGGGCTGGTCGCGGCGCACCTGGTGGCGCTGCACGAAGTCGGCTCCAACAACCCGGACGGCGTGGAAATCAAGAAGGGCCCGAAAGACCGCTACGGCCGCCCGCTGGACGGCGTGCCTTTCCACCCGTACTACACGGTGCATGACGTCGTCGGGGTGGCTGGCTTCCTGATCGTCTTCGCGGCCATCGTGTTCTTCGGTCCCGAGATGGGCGGGTTCTTCCTGGAGTACAACAACTTCATCCCCGCGGATTCGCTGAAGACGCCGCCGCACATCGCGCCGGTCTGGTACTTCACGCCGTTCTACTCCATGCTGCGGGCCACCACCGACGACTTCACCTGGGTGCTGTCCGGCGCCGCGGTGCTGGGCGCCCTGGCGCTATTCCTGAAGGGCCGCGGCCGCGGCATCGCCCGCATCGTGCTGCCGGTCATCCTGGTCATCGTGGCCGTGCTGCTGCGCGTGCTGGACGCCAAGTTCTGGGGCGTGGTGACCATGGGCGGCACGGTGGTGATCCTGTTCTTCCTGCCGTGGCTGGACCAGTCTCCGGTCAAGTCCATCCGTTACCGGCCGGGCTGGCACAAGGTGGTCTACGGCATCTTCATGGTCGACTTCCTGATCCTGGGCTACGTCGGCACGCAGGCGCCCACGCCGGCGCTGAACCTGACCTCGCAGATCGGTACGCTCTATTACCTGGCATTCTTCTTCCTGATGCCCGTATGGAGCCGGCTGGGCAGTTTCAAGCCCGTGCCCGACCGCGTCGTCTTTCACGCCCATTGA
- a CDS encoding cytochrome c1: protein MTMIKKLMGAVALMLTCATALASEGGYPLETAPNRVNDVASLQNGAKLFVNYCLNCHAAGSMRYNKLTDIGLTDEQIKKNLLFTGQKVGDLMTIAMSPKDAKKWFGVTPPDLSVIARAKSQTAGAPGIDYIYTYLRSFYRDTSRPTGWNNLVFPNVGMPHVLWERQGPRELTTVAMHRAEGKGEEGGWERVTTVYDPQGYATVKKDEVASYHGGESFTATFKAANAAQSAQFDNDVADLTAFLGWMSEPVAQFRKELGVWVLLFLGLFLVVALRLNASYWKHVR, encoded by the coding sequence ATGACCATGATCAAGAAGCTGATGGGTGCCGTGGCGTTGATGCTCACGTGCGCCACCGCCTTGGCCTCGGAAGGCGGATACCCCCTGGAAACCGCGCCGAACCGCGTCAACGACGTGGCTTCGCTGCAGAATGGCGCCAAGCTGTTCGTCAACTATTGCCTGAACTGCCATGCCGCCGGGTCGATGCGGTACAACAAGTTGACAGACATCGGCCTGACCGATGAGCAGATCAAGAAGAACCTGCTGTTCACCGGCCAGAAAGTAGGCGACCTGATGACCATCGCCATGTCGCCCAAGGACGCCAAGAAGTGGTTCGGCGTGACCCCGCCGGACCTGTCCGTGATCGCCCGTGCCAAGTCCCAGACTGCAGGCGCTCCCGGAATCGACTACATTTACACCTACCTGCGTTCGTTCTACCGCGACACAAGCCGGCCCACGGGCTGGAACAACCTGGTATTTCCCAATGTGGGCATGCCTCACGTCCTCTGGGAACGCCAGGGTCCGCGCGAGCTGACCACCGTCGCCATGCACCGTGCCGAAGGCAAGGGCGAGGAAGGCGGCTGGGAACGCGTTACCACCGTGTACGACCCCCAGGGCTATGCGACGGTCAAGAAGGATGAAGTCGCGAGCTATCACGGCGGTGAAAGCTTCACGGCCACCTTCAAGGCTGCGAACGCTGCGCAATCCGCACAGTTCGACAACGACGTCGCCGACCTGACCGCCTTCCTGGGCTGGATGTCCGAACCCGTGGCCCAGTTCCGCAAGGAACTCGGCGTCTGGGTCCTGCTCTTCCTGGGCCTGTTCCTGGTCGTGGCGCTGCGGCTGAACGCTTCCTATTGGAAACACGTGAGGTAA
- a CDS encoding S1C family serine protease produces the protein MRRLWLIFAQAVTVSLAILFVVSTLRPDWLRLSGPDTRPSSAQRPQAGGDRDTGLAATPRAGDLTFAPAVVRAAPAVVNVYTAKHVDVPLIPLPDDPVIRELLGQLPGVNRRHESTSLGSGVIVQDRYVLTNYHVVEAADAIEIALADGREARAQVVGADPETDLAVLKLPDSIGAVPVATLGSDAPLKVGDVVLAIGNPFGVGQTTTQGIVSALGRSSLGLNTYENFIQTDAAINPGNSGGALIDQHGNVVGINTAIYSQSGGSLGIGFAVPIDTARSVMEEIIRTGYVRRGWLGVEPQDLTPDLARAFKLTSPRGVIIAGVMRDGPAGKGGLRVGDIVLSIDGNDVRNTSSMLAMIALLPPGQDVTLAVLRGGRQLDLKVTIGVRPQRPR, from the coding sequence ATGCGTCGACTCTGGCTGATATTCGCCCAGGCCGTGACGGTCAGTCTTGCCATTCTATTCGTGGTCAGCACGCTGCGGCCCGACTGGCTGCGCCTGTCCGGACCCGATACGCGGCCGTCCTCCGCGCAGCGTCCGCAAGCCGGCGGCGACCGCGATACCGGACTGGCGGCCACGCCGCGCGCCGGCGATCTGACCTTCGCGCCGGCGGTGGTGCGGGCGGCCCCGGCCGTGGTGAACGTCTACACCGCCAAGCACGTCGACGTGCCCTTGATCCCCTTGCCCGACGACCCGGTCATCCGTGAGCTGCTGGGGCAACTGCCGGGGGTCAACCGCCGCCACGAATCGACCAGCCTGGGGTCCGGCGTGATCGTGCAGGACCGCTACGTACTGACCAACTACCACGTGGTCGAGGCCGCGGACGCCATCGAGATCGCGCTGGCCGACGGCCGCGAGGCGCGTGCCCAGGTGGTGGGCGCCGATCCCGAGACGGACCTGGCCGTGCTGAAGCTGCCCGACAGCATCGGCGCGGTGCCGGTGGCGACCTTGGGCAGCGACGCGCCCCTGAAAGTGGGCGATGTGGTGCTGGCCATCGGCAACCCCTTCGGCGTGGGCCAGACCACCACGCAGGGCATCGTATCGGCGCTCGGGCGCAGCAGCCTGGGCCTGAATACCTACGAGAACTTCATCCAGACCGACGCCGCGATCAACCCGGGCAATTCGGGCGGCGCGCTGATCGACCAGCATGGCAACGTGGTGGGCATCAACACGGCCATCTATTCGCAGTCCGGCGGATCGCTGGGCATAGGGTTCGCCGTTCCCATCGATACGGCGCGCTCGGTGATGGAAGAGATCATTCGTACCGGCTATGTCCGGCGCGGCTGGCTGGGCGTCGAGCCGCAGGACCTGACGCCGGACCTGGCGCGCGCCTTCAAGCTGACCAGTCCGCGCGGCGTGATCATCGCCGGCGTCATGCGCGACGGTCCGGCGGGCAAGGGGGGATTGCGCGTGGGCGACATCGTCCTGAGCATAGACGGCAACGATGTCCGCAATACGTCGTCGATGCTGGCCATGATCGCCCTGCTCCCGCCGGGCCAGGACGTCACCCTGGCGGTGCTGCGCGGCGGCCGGCAGCTGGATCTCAAGGTCACGATCGGCGTGCGTCCCCAGCGCCCCAGGTAG
- a CDS encoding Nif3-like dinuclear metal center hexameric protein, with product MNSIDSRELAAWLDQTLQPGRFRDYSPNGLQVEGKASIRHIIAGVTASEALLRAAIERGADTVLVHHGWFWKNEDPRVRGPRRTRLALALAHDLNLFAFHLPLDAHPQLGNNAQLARVLGLAPDADANGLPRTCGPDNLVWLGSAPGIANFGDLAAQVGARLGRHPQAVGDPARPIRRVAWCTGAAQGMLADAADAGADAYITGEISEPTVHLARETGVAFLAAGHHATERYGVQALGQAIASRFGIRVDFVDIDNPV from the coding sequence ATGAACAGTATCGATTCCCGCGAACTGGCCGCCTGGCTGGACCAGACCCTGCAGCCGGGCCGGTTCCGCGACTACAGTCCCAACGGGCTGCAAGTGGAAGGCAAGGCGTCGATCCGCCATATTATCGCCGGGGTCACGGCCTCCGAGGCCTTGTTGCGCGCCGCCATCGAACGCGGCGCCGATACCGTGCTGGTCCATCACGGATGGTTCTGGAAGAACGAAGACCCGCGCGTACGCGGGCCGCGCCGCACGCGGCTGGCGTTGGCCCTGGCGCATGACCTGAATCTGTTCGCCTTCCACCTGCCGCTGGACGCCCATCCGCAATTGGGCAACAACGCCCAGCTGGCGCGGGTACTGGGGCTGGCGCCGGACGCCGACGCGAATGGCCTGCCGCGCACCTGCGGACCGGACAACCTGGTCTGGCTGGGCAGCGCGCCGGGCATCGCGAACTTCGGCGACCTGGCCGCGCAGGTCGGTGCGCGCCTGGGCCGCCACCCGCAGGCCGTCGGCGATCCGGCACGCCCCATCCGCCGCGTCGCCTGGTGCACGGGCGCCGCCCAGGGCATGCTGGCCGATGCCGCGGACGCCGGCGCCGATGCCTACATCACGGGTGAGATCTCCGAACCGACGGTGCACCTTGCGCGGGAAACCGGCGTCGCCTTCCTTGCCGCCGGCCACCACGCCACGGAGCGCTACGGCGTCCAGGCGCTGGGCCAGGCCATCGCCAGCCGCTTCGGCATCCGGGTGGACTTCGTCGATATAGACAATCCTGTCTGA
- a CDS encoding helix-turn-helix domain-containing protein: protein MTMADRLRTLMRWRGIRSQRQLARLSGVPQTSIHRILTRDTGYMPALGTLARLARALDTTMVWLSEGDQAPLALAPAADRPRLRDGAGMHHYHPECGGDAAELHMLMARLSETERRHVVALVRLLADRPTWGAGDARRS, encoded by the coding sequence ATGACCATGGCTGACCGCTTGCGTACCCTCATGCGTTGGCGCGGGATCCGCAGCCAGCGGCAACTGGCACGCTTGTCCGGCGTACCGCAAACCTCCATCCATCGCATCCTGACGCGCGACACGGGCTACATGCCCGCCCTCGGCACGCTCGCGCGCCTGGCCCGTGCGCTGGACACCACCATGGTCTGGCTCAGCGAAGGCGACCAGGCGCCCCTGGCCCTTGCGCCGGCGGCCGACCGCCCGCGGCTGCGCGACGGTGCGGGCATGCATCATTACCACCCCGAATGCGGCGGCGACGCCGCCGAACTGCATATGCTGATGGCCAGGCTTTCGGAAACCGAACGGCGCCATGTCGTCGCCCTGGTCCGCCTGCTGGCGGACCGTCCTACCTGGGGCGCTGGGGACGCACGCCGATCGTGA
- the mscL gene encoding large conductance mechanosensitive channel protein MscL encodes MSFLKDFRAFAVKGNAVDLAVGVIIGAAFGRIVDSLVKDIVMPIINFILGGAVDFSNKFIVLSMPPNYNGPMTYADLTKAGANVFAWGNFVTIVINFVLLAFIIFWMVKAVARARASMETKHEPAVAAAAPADVQLLQEIRDILKQQRGPVA; translated from the coding sequence ATGAGTTTTCTGAAAGATTTCCGTGCCTTCGCCGTCAAGGGCAACGCCGTTGATCTTGCCGTCGGCGTAATCATCGGGGCGGCCTTCGGAAGAATCGTGGATTCTCTCGTGAAGGACATCGTGATGCCGATCATCAACTTCATCCTGGGAGGGGCGGTTGATTTTTCCAACAAGTTCATCGTGCTGTCGATGCCGCCGAACTACAACGGTCCGATGACGTATGCCGACCTGACCAAGGCCGGCGCCAATGTTTTCGCCTGGGGCAATTTCGTCACCATCGTCATCAACTTCGTCCTGCTGGCGTTCATCATCTTCTGGATGGTGAAGGCGGTGGCGCGTGCCCGCGCGAGCATGGAAACCAAGCACGAGCCCGCCGTGGCGGCCGCGGCGCCGGCCGACGTGCAGCTGCTGCAGGAAATACGCGACATCCTGAAACAGCAGCGCGGTCCGGTTGCCTGA